From Salvelinus alpinus chromosome 20, SLU_Salpinus.1, whole genome shotgun sequence:
CATAGAATGACATAGATTATGTTTCACCACTCTAGTACATTAGGAATGATCCTAGACATAGAATGACATAGATTATGTTTCACCACTCTAGTACATTAGGAATGATCCTAGACATAGAATGACATAGATTATGTTTCACCACTCTAGTACATTAGGAATGATCCTAGACATAGAATGACATAGATTATGTTTCACCACTCTAGTACATTAGGAATGATCCTAGACATAGAATGACATAGATTATGTTTCTATGGGAATGATCAACCTACCTCATTCTCGATCAGCTCCTCCAGTGAGATCTCTTCCTCCAGATTCTCTTCTTTCGTCTTGTCCTTCCTGAGGACGAACCCGGCAGGAAGAGCATGGCGGTACATACAGCTGTCTCCTCCCCCGGGACAGACCCAGAACCAACCATACTTGTTGTTCTCTATGGCATCCAGGAAGTACTTACAAACCTATGGGAGAAAACATCACTTCAGTCCACCTCGTAGAAGAGCAAAGCATTGGAACAATAACAAACGCTGTTAGTTACAATATGTAACACGCATTGTAATAGGTAACATGTAACAATATGTAGGTTAACAGAGATCCTACAGGTCATTCTATGGACTAACAAGCATGTAACAACAAGCATGTAACAAGCATGTAACAACAAGCATGTAACAAGCATGTAACAACAACCATGTAACAACCATGTAACAACAAGCATGTAACAACAAGCATGTAACAACCATGTAACAACCATGTAACAACGAGCATGTAACAACGAGCATGTAACAACAAGCATGTAACAACAAGCATGTAACAACAAGCATGTAACAACAAGCATGTAACAACAAGCATGTAACAACCATGTAACAACAAGCATGTAACAACCATGTAACAACCATGTAACAACAAGCATGTAACAACAACCATGTAACAACCATGTAACAACAAGCTTGTAACAAGCATTGTTACAATATTTAGCCTTCCAGTAATTTGTTTGTTGATACGTACAATCTGAGTTTGTTGAGTTTTGGCTTTCTTCATCTCTGCCTCTCCGTGTTTCTTGTTGACGACTTCCTCAAGCTTCTTCTCATCCCAGTTGTCCATGGAGTCTATAACAGATTGAAAATACATACATGTCGCATCACAACGAACAATCATCAAAGTGCAGATAAGTTCATTCCCTGACACTGTGGTGGGCAGCATGTCACATCACAAACCTGATGATATATGCATAGTTTataacatcatttacaaatgaaagtTAGGCTACAAAACGGCGTCAACAAGCCTATAAACTGTAATCATAGAGACAACACGCTTACCTTTTTCCCCAGGTCTTCATCTCTGCCATCGACATACAGACTGCGCTTTTCACACTTCCTCTCGAGAGTCAGGTCGTGGGAGAACTTACACTTATCTCCCTCGGTACACTGGTCTCGCTTGAAGAAAACACAAAGCACAGATTTGGGATCCATACCTGACAACAAGAATTAGGAGACAATGGGGAAAAATAATTAGGAGACAAGGGGAGGAAGAATTAGGAGACAAGGGGAAGAAGAATTAGGAGACATGGGGAAGAAGAATTAGGAGACATGGGGAAGAAGAATTAGGAGACATGGGGAAGAAGAATTAGGAGACATGGGGAAGAAGAATTAGGAGACAAGGGGAAGAAGAATTAGGAGACATGGGGAAGAAGAATTAGGAGACAAGGGGAGAAGAATTAGGAGACAAGGGGAAGAAGAATTAGGAGACAAGGGGAAGAATAATTAGGAGACAAGGGGAAGAAGAATTAGGAGACAAGGGGAAGAAGAATTAGGAGACAAGGGGAGAGgaaatgaaataataataataataataataaatgggtgtaatatactgtagcctTTCTCAAGGAACCTCAGgcagccttgtggttagagcgttgggccagtaaccggaaggtagcctagtggttagagcgttgggccagtaaccggaaggtagcctagtggttagagcgttgggccagtaaccggaaggtagcctagtggttagagcgttgggccagtaaccggaaggtagcctagtggttagagcgttgggccagtaaccggaaggtagccttgtggttagagcgttgggccagtaaccggaaggtagcctagtggttagagcgttgggccagtaaccggaaggtagcctagtggttagagcgttgggccagtaaccggaaggtagcctagtggttagagcgttgggccagtaaccggaaggtagcctagtggttagagcgttgggccagtaaccggaaggtagcctagtggttagagcgttgggccagtaaccggaaggtagcctagtggttagagcgttgggccagtaaccggaaggtagcctagtggttagagcgttgggccagtaaccggaaggtagcctagtggttagagcgttgggccagtaaccggaaggtagcctagtggttagagcgttgggccagtaaccggaaggtagcctagtggttagagcgttgggccagtaaccggaaggtagcctagtggttagagcgttgggccagtaaccggaaggtagcctagtggttagagcgttgggccagtaaccggaaggtagccttgtggttagagcgttgggccagtaaccggaaggtagcctagtggttagagcgttgggccagtaaccggaaggtagcctagtggttagagcgttgggccagtaaccggaaggttgctggatcgaatccccgagctgacaaggtaaaactgatgctgttctgctcctgaacaagccagttaacccactgttccacagGGCGCCGATGtcaattatggcagcccccccccgcacctctctgattcaggttAAATgtagaatacattcagttggacaagcTATCCCCTTTTCAATCTAACTTCAATGATGTACCATTGACTTTAAGAGAATGAGAGGCAGTTATGTCGTTTTACAACTAGGGTATGGAGGGGTGTGAGGAACAATTTGaaaataatgtaggcctattaGAGCCTTTTTTTAAAACACTGCCAAGAATTCTATCACTCCATCATAAATAGTCCCAGTATCTTTCGGCGACTTTCTGTGCAGCCACAACAGGCTTGAAAAGCTCATTCAACTCTTCCAGCTCCTTCTTCTTATCTCCTTCAGCAGCTGCGACCTGATAACATCCCGCACAGACACACAAAGTGTCCCAACTTTGTAGGTTGGGACACAAAGGTTCAGTCACACCAAAAGTAATATTGGGGACGGGGGAAGGagctacagtgccttgcgaaagtattcatccc
This genomic window contains:
- the LOC139547266 gene encoding zinc finger CCCH domain-containing protein 15-like, which codes for MPLKKSGRASGAAGSKKTQEKKKENIIEVAAAEGDKKKELEELNELFKPVVAAQKVAEGMDPKSVLCVFFKRDQCTEGDKCKFSHDLTLERKCEKRSLYVDGRDEDLGKDSMDNWDEKKLEEVVNKKHGEAEMKKAKTQQTQIVCKYFLDAIENNKYGWFWVCPGGGDSCMYRHALPAGFVLRKDKTKEENLEEEISLEELIENERSALGPNVTRITLETFLAWKKRKRQERIAKDEQDLERKRADFSAGRSLGVSGREGF